CAAATGCGTTTCATATGGTAATGCTTACTAATAAAAGCAAAATAAGTGAGGATATTTATAAGAAAACTGAAAATAAAATTATCAACCTTCTGAAAGAAAGAGAAGGTTTTGTTTATAAGTATGTCGAAGAAAATATTAAAAGAATGAATAAAAAAGTTGCTAGAATAGAAGCTCAATCAGAACTAGCTCATGACTACGTAAATGCTTTAAAAGTTGAAAATAATAGGAATGAAGCAATTGTACTTAAAAATAAAACTAATGCTAAATTAAAAAGTAATGATAAAAATAGTTTGGCTTCTACTTTCGCAAGTCTTTTCAAAGGTGGTAAAACAAATGGAAATAACATATAAAGATACGCAACTAAAATCTATAAATACTTCTATTGAAGGAATAAGTGGAGGAGAATTAGAACGTAAAAACAGTTTAATGTTTGATGCTGTTTACGAAGATGAAATACAAAATATTATAGTTAGAAACGAAGAAAAAATAGTTTTAGATGGAGAACAAGTGTTATTTCAAATAACTTTAGAATCCCATTTTACTTGTGATGAAAAAATCGAAGATATCCGAACTATTTTAGATGTTTCGGAAGAAAGAGAACGGTTAACTATACCTGTCCTAAGCGAATCATCTTTAATTATCGGTTTTATTACAGGAAAATTATTTGGTATACCCATGGTGGTGGCACCAATGGAAACTGAAATGGAAACTGAAAATGATGAATAGCTTCTCGCAATTAACCAACCCTAACCTCACCGTTAGGGCTTTTTTTTATGCAAAAAACGCCAAGCATGTGCTTAGCGTGCATCATTTATCCTTAATCATTCCCTTATGATTAATTTTTCCCTCTATAATTAATTTTTCAAGTTCCTTCAAATCTTCCAACGTAGCTTTATTCTTTATAAAAGAACGCGCAGCTGAACGGCTTTTTAAATAATTTGCATGTTCTTTATTTTTATCTTGCCATGCCTTGTTTGCTTTCAACTGCGCGTCAGAGGTCGTTTTTTTCGTCATAATTAATCACTTCCTAATTTTTATTAAGTACACTAGACAAGCTAATGTGGTCAGTATAGCAATGATGGTCAATGCTATATTCTGAAAGTAACTAGCGAGTCCGTTAACACAGATAACAATTAATATAACCCAGATATATTTATTCATAATTTATGAAAGACGTGATATACTTTTAATAGAGGGAGGGGAGTTTCACCCCTCAACTTTACTTGTCCTTGTTTTTGTCCTTCTTGCGTAATGTTATCAGCGCTACTGCAAGAGTGATAATTTCAAGGACTGTTTTTATTTCCTCTAAGATGTCTTTCACTTTCTCAACTCCTTTCTATATTTATATTATAATACATGTATTATAATATAGCAAGTGTTTTTATAAATTAATTTTAAAATACTCAAATAAATTTGTAGCGGTTGAGAGGTTTTGACTATCATTCTGACTATCACTTTAAACGAGGTTTTAGTAAATCGTCAGAGTAGTAGAAAAAAACAACCCTCTTAAAATAGCTTTAAATAGCTGTTTCAGAGGGTTGTAGAAATTTATAGAAATTAGCAGAAGAATAACTTTTCGTCCCCTTCAGCCGGACTTGGGTATTTCTCCATGCAGTCGTATCAATGATTTGAGAGCTTTTATGATTTTTATTGACTATCAAATCGATTTCAACAGGTTTTATTTTAGCATAAAATCAGAAAAAAGAGAAGCTGTAGAATCTTTCTTTTCTTGTGTAACATGCGTATAAATATTAGATGTAGTTTGTATATTCGCATGTCCTAAACGTTCTTGTACATCTTTTAGCGATGCGCCAGCTTCAAATAGCATTGATGTGTGCGTATGATGGAATCCGCGATAAGTTTTTTTAGGTCAGAGCGATATTTAAAAAAGGTTTCTAACCATGCGTATGTTGAACTAGAATGGTCATATTCGCTTTTATAACGAATATGATTTGAGCTTTATCTAATTTCAAAGTAGGATGATTTTCACGTTGATACTTTTTCCCTTTTGTTCATACGCATTTAGTAGGTTGGATTAAACTTTGACCATATGTATATGATTTGATGATAAGTTTAGAGTTTATTTACCATAAAAAACACCCCTTGTATTGTATTTTGTAGTGACCAAAAAAGTTAGATTTTTTGGTCTAACTTTTTTGGGTCGCTTTATTTCGTACTGCACAACCTAAGAGGTGCTTTTCATCAACCCCATATAAAGGGGGAGACTAGTGAGGGAAGGGCATTTTTTATTATTTTGATTTTATTTCGTATTTAGCTGTTTTATATGTGACTACTTTACCTGTTTCTTTATCGTTATCAAATTGAACGACTTTGATCTCATGTGTCCCTACTTCATATTCACTTGCTGCTGTTAAGTCTAAAAAGGTTTGTATATCTGAAAATTTTGTTTTTAGATTAAGTGCATCGTCAATGTAGATATATGACAATTTGGAATCATCGAATTCCCATGCTTCGAAACCGATAAAAGGTGTTAATTCATCTTTTTCTCTATACATAAATGGAATATTTCCGTTCTCAGACGAGCCTGACTCTGTTCTTAGAATAAACCTTCCTTTACCTAATTCTTTATCAGGAAATTTGATGCTGGTTTTCTTTTTTTCTTTTCCCGCATCTTCTTTTTTAGAAGCACTTTCTGCTTTTTTTGGAGCACTTTCTTCTTTTTGGGCACCATTATTTCCGCATGCAGTTAAACCTAAACTTAAAAAAATTGACAGACTAACTAATAAAAGTAATTTTTTCATTCTAAATCTCCTTTTATAAAATATTATCTTTTGCATTCCATTCATCTGACATTCCTATAGCTGTTTCATCGGCTTTAAGCACAGCTATACCGCCAGACTATTATACGAGTGATGCGCATTTTTTGCTTATTATTTTCGTCCGTATTTTAATTTTATTAGCTCAATGTAGTTTATTATTTCATTCATTTCTTCTTCACTGACATTTTTATCAATATGTGACACGATTTCAGTAATTATTTCTGTTTGCTCGTTGTCCATGTATGGATTATCAGTGCGATCAAGCAGATAATCAGTTGATACGTTGAAGTAATCAGCAACTAATTTTAATTTATCTGCTCCAGGAGTCTTTACTTTCCATGAGTAAATCGAATTCTCACCCATTTCTAGTTTTATAGCAAGTTCTTTAAGAGATATTCTCGCTTCTTCTGCTAACTTTTTTACTCTTCCTAATGTTGTCATATAAGTATTTCCTCCAAAAAAAGCTCACAAAAGTACTAAAAAGAATTAATGAAACGATTAACTAGAACTCCAAAGAATACTTTATAATATTCATAAGCTAATTATTTAGTTAAACAAAATAACAATTAAATCCGTTTTATGCCCATTCCCAAGGATTAATGACTTTTAAGAAGGCTTGTTTAACTTTGCTTATAATACTCTATAGAATTATTTTTGTCAATAATCAGTTGAATAATTAGCTAATATATCAAAAAGTGAGATGAAAGAATGAAAAATAACAGTCGTCTTCTAAGGTAGTTAGCTCTGGAGATTGTTCTATTTATCTAACCACAAGTACTCATCTCATTGCGTATTTGTATGTTTATTGAATTAAATCAATATATTTAAAGATTTTTTCATACCTCCCTCGGTAGAAGCGTAATGTGCGATCTGATTTTAAAGTTTTTCTGACAAGCTAGTCAATAAATACATTGAAATAATTGGCTAACTTCATGACATAGAAAGCTGACTGGAAGTATTGTATAATAAAATTAGCTAAAGTATAAAATACCGATTTTTTATAAAAAGGAGGACCATACTTGGAAAGAAAATTAATAGAGGAAATAAATTTACTTGAAAATAAAAAGTTAGTTATAAATTTGAATATTGTAGCCATCGTTATTGTACTTGTATTAACCGTTTTAGGAATTGTTTTTTCAGGAGGTTTTGAAATAGTAAATGGCTTTGTAGGTGTCGTCTGGCTTTGTTTGGGCTATTTATTATCACTCGTCATTCATGAAGCGGTTCACGGAATATTCTTTAAAACATTTCATCCAGAAGGAAAAGTGAAATTTGGCTTTAAAAATGGGATGGCTTATGCAACGAGTCCTGGATCTTTTTATACGAAAACACAATTTTTTATTATTTCGATTGCTCCATTTGTCGTTCTTACAGGTTTGTTTTTATTTCTTCGTTTTCTTGGTGTGAATGAAGCAGTCGTATATTTGATATTTGCACTACATACATCAGGTTGTGTTGGTGATTTCTACTACTGTATTTTACTGCTTAATAAGCCAGCTGGAATACTAGTAGAAGATACGGAAAAAGGGATTAATTTTTATTCAGAAGGTTAAGTTTGGTAACGATTACAACAAAGTGGTAGAATAAGGATATACTTTTAGGAAGAGGTGCTTGATTTGAAACGAATAACTATTGGTAATAGCGCTTTAACAGCTTCAGAAATTTCACTTGGCTGTATGAGAATGGCGGACTTAAGCAAAGCGGACGCCAACAAGGTGATTAATACAGCACTTGAAAACGGTATTGATTTTTTTGACCACGCGGATATTTATGGTGGTGGTAAATCAGAAGAAGTTTTTGCTGATGCGATTGATATGAACCCAACGATTCGTGAAAAAATGATTCTTCAATCAAAATGTGGTATTCGTCAAGGATTCTTTGATTTTTCAAAAGAGCATATCATTTCTTCTGTGGAAGGTAGCTTGAAGCGCCTGAAA
The nucleotide sequence above comes from Listeria ivanovii subsp. londoniensis. Encoded proteins:
- a CDS encoding tyrosine-type recombinase/integrase, whose product is MLFEAGASLKDVQERLGHANIQTTSNIYTHVTQEKKDSTASLFSDFMLK
- a CDS encoding helix-turn-helix domain-containing protein, which produces MTTLGRVKKLAEEARISLKELAIKLEMGENSIYSWKVKTPGADKLKLVADYFNVSTDYLLDRTDNPYMDNEQTEIITEIVSHIDKNVSEEEMNEIINYIELIKLKYGRK
- a CDS encoding DUF3267 domain-containing protein, with product MERKLIEEINLLENKKLVINLNIVAIVIVLVLTVLGIVFSGGFEIVNGFVGVVWLCLGYLLSLVIHEAVHGIFFKTFHPEGKVKFGFKNGMAYATSPGSFYTKTQFFIISIAPFVVLTGLFLFLRFLGVNEAVVYLIFALHTSGCVGDFYYCILLLNKPAGILVEDTEKGINFYSEG